The following are encoded in a window of Solidesulfovibrio magneticus RS-1 genomic DNA:
- a CDS encoding GAK system XXXCH domain-containing protein: MHGSRKRRIEKTLPRDDVPRALAEVVARAGEGLLVIDGEAVELADCASFKISIRHSGASSQLKVTLRYPEAPGVLGGDSPVKDSPEEAASGGLPRYKGLKKRMKSTFRAIRDALLAGAAPDAGVAASFVADSRLMTRYPGKGDAYYAIYDAEVDRFEQALAAGDVAALTASAAALDRLKKECHSRHA; encoded by the coding sequence ATGCACGGATCGCGCAAACGCCGAATCGAAAAGACCCTACCTCGGGACGACGTCCCGCGCGCCCTGGCCGAAGTCGTGGCCCGGGCCGGCGAAGGCTTGCTCGTCATCGACGGGGAAGCCGTCGAACTGGCCGACTGCGCCAGTTTCAAGATTTCCATCCGCCACAGCGGGGCGAGTTCCCAACTCAAGGTGACCCTGCGCTATCCCGAGGCTCCGGGCGTCCTGGGCGGCGACTCGCCCGTCAAAGATAGTCCGGAAGAAGCCGCCTCAGGCGGCCTGCCACGCTACAAGGGCCTCAAGAAACGCATGAAATCCACCTTCCGGGCCATCCGCGACGCCTTGCTGGCCGGCGCGGCCCCGGACGCGGGCGTGGCCGCGTCCTTTGTCGCCGACTCGCGCCTCATGACCCGCTACCCCGGCAAGGGCGATGCCTACTATGCCATCTACGACGCCGAGGTGGACCGCTTCGAGCAGGCCCTGGCCGCCGGCGACGTCGCCGCCCTGACCGCCTCGGCCGCCGCCCTTGATCGCCTGAAAAAGGAGTGTCACAGCCGCCATGCCTGA